The following DNA comes from Moritella sp. 24.
GTGAATATCTACAACGTTTTGACTTACCGTTATCAGTGATGCAAACAGCAGAAGGGATCGAACGAATCTCGTTTGAAGTGTTTGAAGACGCAGCAAAAGAAAATGTTAAATATCTAGAAGTACGTTTTGGCCCTTTACTGCATTTAGAGCAGGGTCTGACACTTGAACAAGTATTTGATAGCGTTGTAGCGGGTATGAAACGTGCGGAATCGTTGTACGATATCAAAGGTAACTACATCTTATCTATTCTGCGTCACATGCCGACAGATAGAATCAAAGAAGTATTAGATACAGCAGAAAAGCATTTAAATAATGGTATTGTTGCATTCGATTTAGCTGGCGCAGAACTGCCTGGTTTTTGTGAAAAGTTTGTACCTTACGCTGAATATGCAGTTGAAAAAGGTTACCGTGTAACCATTCATGCAGGTGAACAAGGTGTTGGTCAAAACGTATTTGATGCGGTATCACTATTAGGTGCTGAGCGTGTGGGTCATGGTATTCACATTACTGGCCATGAAGCTGCATATGATCTTGTTAAAACAAACAATATCGCATTAGAAACATGCCCAAGCAGTAATATACAGACTAAAGCAGTTGAAGATTTAGCAAACCACCCTGTTAAAGCTTTTTATCAAGACAACCTTCAGATCACAATCAATACTGATAACCGTACTGTGTCAAACACAACGATGACAGATGAAGTACGTAAAGTAATGGAA
Coding sequences within:
- the add gene encoding adenosine deaminase, which codes for MNYFNLPKIDLHCHLDGSVRPETILDLAREQNITLPTTDIDEIRTLMIAPETCPNLGEYLQRFDLPLSVMQTAEGIERISFEVFEDAAKENVKYLEVRFGPLLHLEQGLTLEQVFDSVVAGMKRAESLYDIKGNYILSILRHMPTDRIKEVLDTAEKHLNNGIVAFDLAGAELPGFCEKFVPYAEYAVEKGYRVTIHAGEQGVGQNVFDAVSLLGAERVGHGIHITGHEAAYDLVKTNNIALETCPSSNIQTKAVEDLANHPVKAFYQDNLQITINTDNRTVSNTTMTDEVRKVMEEFSLSREDYFNIYKISIEHAFASDAVKQHLSTFTE